The following proteins are encoded in a genomic region of Acidobacteriota bacterium:
- a CDS encoding MerR family DNA-binding protein, which produces MKETGLLMGEVAKQAGVNRETIRYYERIGLLRTPLRTHSGYRLYPFDVVAQARFIKRAQELGFSLKEISELLSLRVDPDTNCSEVRRRAEVKIADIEEKMQALQRMKKALTKLVASCRGRGPTSECPILEALNSAWRKNNANS; this is translated from the coding sequence ATGAAGGAAACCGGGTTGCTCATGGGAGAAGTAGCGAAACAGGCTGGCGTGAACAGGGAGACGATCCGCTATTATGAGCGCATCGGGCTGTTGCGGACTCCTTTGCGCACTCACTCAGGGTATCGCCTTTACCCGTTCGATGTGGTGGCACAAGCCCGGTTCATCAAACGTGCCCAAGAACTGGGATTTTCGCTCAAGGAGATTTCGGAGCTTCTGTCTTTGCGGGTAGACCCGGATACCAACTGCAGTGAGGTCAGAAGACGGGCTGAGGTTAAAATCGCCGACATCGAAGAGAAGATGCAGGCTCTCCAGAGAATGAAGAAGGCGCTCACGAAGCTGGTGGCCTCATGCCGTGGGCGAGGTCCGACGAGCGAGTGCCCGATATTGGAGGCACTGAATAGCGCGTGGAGAAAGAATAATGCTAACAGTTGA
- a CDS encoding MerC family mercury resistance protein, whose product MLTVELIVAPDCPNAKAAREQLLRAFTDAGLSPQWQEWISGAPESPAYTYAYGSPTTLVNGQDVADASPSAKGHSCRLYMDREGQLSGVPSVEAITSALLRAKGSESLETGATVRPGSSRRQTLAVIPAIITALLPKLTCPACWPAYAGLLSAFGLGFVNYTPYLLPLTALFLILAVGSLWYGAKNRRDYTPFMLGILSASTVIIGKFVLESKWAMYGGIALLMGASLWNAWPLRVSKSGSCSECAPTGTLMQKDLQKLSKERRQ is encoded by the coding sequence ATGCTAACAGTTGAACTCATCGTTGCTCCCGATTGCCCGAATGCGAAAGCTGCAAGAGAACAACTGCTGCGGGCGTTCACTGATGCCGGACTTTCTCCTCAATGGCAGGAATGGATCAGTGGTGCTCCTGAGAGTCCGGCATACACGTACGCTTATGGTTCGCCGACCACCCTGGTCAATGGTCAGGATGTTGCTGATGCTTCACCATCGGCTAAGGGACACTCTTGCCGGCTTTACATGGACAGAGAAGGACAATTGAGCGGTGTACCCTCCGTTGAGGCGATTACATCAGCGCTTTTAAGGGCAAAGGGATCAGAATCGCTTGAGACCGGAGCAACTGTCAGGCCCGGAAGTAGTCGGCGCCAAACCTTAGCTGTGATTCCCGCAATCATCACAGCTTTGCTTCCAAAGCTGACCTGCCCTGCTTGCTGGCCAGCTTACGCCGGGCTTCTCAGTGCTTTCGGTCTCGGTTTCGTCAATTACACACCTTACCTGTTGCCGCTGACTGCTCTATTCCTTATTCTGGCAGTCGGTTCGCTCTGGTACGGTGCGAAGAACAGACGAGACTATACGCCATTCATGCTCGGCATCCTCTCGGCGAGCACGGTGATCATCGGCAAGTTCGTCCTCGAATCTAAATGGGCCATGTACGGAGGTATCGCACTCCTGATGGGCGCATCGCTCTGGAACGCATGGCCGCTACGAGTGAGCAAGAGCGGCTCCTGTTCTGAATGCGCTCCAACTGGAACACTTATGCAAAAAGATTTGCAAAAATTAAGTAAAGAAAGGAGACAATAA